Proteins encoded together in one Anoxybacillus flavithermus window:
- a CDS encoding ISL3 family transposase, whose product MYSQFIKELIDLPDVLIQKVRKEGERWIFELSLPEQCPLCPVCLKRTIKMTDKKKQWMHGYAQRIGIFWIELPVERRRCSTCGVTFSTSYPAISPRSVATDAFQRWVAQSCIGTSIQAVARMLKLPYTTVERWFYTHAPSFLSNDVQPKAVCVDEFAFRKGHDYGVAIMDAETGEVYAMEAGKNEEAIGRALAHVSRSVQYVVSDLTPAMKKAIQRVCPEATHVVDYFHVIQLFTDALERCRKYLGKGGKKHGNVRYVCRLLSQCPEKLTEEERQIIREWCNESDYLKSVYQSLQHVRYVFKSKDEQQAKRRLNAWVHRYLFCPCSAVRAIAKSLVKRTDEIISCILSPYSNGKMEGTNNKIKLMKRRGYGYRNIQRFALRVRLETANILS is encoded by the coding sequence ATGTACTCTCAGTTTATCAAAGAACTCATCGATTTACCAGATGTTTTGATTCAAAAGGTGCGGAAAGAAGGGGAACGTTGGATTTTCGAACTTTCTCTACCCGAACAATGCCCGTTATGTCCTGTCTGCTTGAAGCGCACGATCAAAATGACAGACAAAAAGAAGCAATGGATGCATGGCTATGCTCAGCGAATCGGAATTTTTTGGATCGAACTTCCTGTCGAGCGCAGACGTTGTAGCACGTGTGGCGTGACGTTCAGCACGTCGTATCCAGCCATCTCTCCTCGAAGTGTGGCGACGGATGCTTTTCAGCGATGGGTCGCGCAATCTTGCATCGGAACATCCATTCAGGCGGTGGCTCGTATGCTCAAGCTTCCTTACACGACCGTTGAACGCTGGTTTTATACCCATGCCCCTTCCTTCCTATCGAATGACGTCCAACCAAAGGCGGTTTGTGTCGATGAGTTTGCTTTTCGAAAAGGGCACGACTATGGAGTGGCGATCATGGATGCCGAAACGGGAGAAGTGTATGCCATGGAAGCAGGAAAGAACGAGGAAGCCATTGGGCGTGCATTGGCTCATGTGTCTCGTTCCGTTCAGTATGTCGTGAGTGACTTGACTCCAGCGATGAAAAAAGCGATTCAACGGGTTTGCCCAGAGGCGACACATGTCGTCGACTATTTCCATGTCATTCAGCTGTTTACCGATGCTTTAGAACGTTGTCGCAAATATTTGGGCAAAGGAGGCAAGAAACACGGAAATGTTCGTTACGTTTGCCGTTTATTGAGCCAATGTCCAGAGAAATTGACGGAGGAAGAACGTCAAATCATACGAGAATGGTGTAATGAAAGCGATTACTTAAAGTCTGTTTACCAATCGCTCCAACATGTTCGCTATGTGTTCAAAAGCAAAGATGAGCAACAGGCGAAACGTCGTTTGAACGCCTGGGTTCATCGGTATTTGTTTTGTCCTTGTTCTGCTGTTCGCGCCATCGCAAAATCACTCGTCAAACGAACAGACGAAATCATATCGTGCATTTTATCCCCTTATTCAAATGGGAAAATGGAGGGAACAAATAACAAGATCAAGCTGATGAAACGTCGGGGATACGGATACAGAAATATCCAGCGTTTTGCATTGCGGGTTCGGCTAGAAACAGCTAACATACTTTCATGA